The Vallitalea okinawensis genome window below encodes:
- a CDS encoding CehA/McbA family metallohydrolase — protein sequence MLSNLCPFEVEGTWYKGNLHSHSTRSDGRHDPVKIVEMYKKRGYSFLGLSDHGLFSCTKEFDTEDFIVMPAVEVGVSMLNKGKKHHYQAIQGSDSFQKNSKKDPLQHNTRIRKLDIEDSNEAKSAFFDEMRDKGNLVILNHPIWSQLDFDDISELDGFFAMEIYNYNCERVGDDDGRGTVFWDMLLREGRKIWGIATDDNHNKFDESDPRSDSFGGWVCVKAPELTQDAIADALLEGRFYSSCGPEIYDYGVIEGKVYIECSPVQSINFITYKKRSQMEIAAGNTLTKATHQLDGSELYVRIECKDIYGKTAWTNPIFL from the coding sequence ATGCTATCAAATTTATGTCCATTTGAAGTAGAAGGTACTTGGTATAAGGGAAATTTACATTCACATTCAACAAGATCAGATGGTAGGCATGATCCGGTTAAGATAGTTGAAATGTATAAGAAGAGAGGATATTCTTTTCTTGGACTGAGTGATCATGGATTATTTAGTTGTACTAAGGAATTTGATACAGAAGATTTTATAGTTATGCCTGCAGTTGAAGTTGGTGTTAGCATGCTTAATAAAGGGAAAAAACATCATTATCAAGCCATACAGGGGTCAGATTCCTTTCAGAAAAATTCAAAAAAGGACCCTTTGCAACATAATACTCGAATTAGAAAATTAGATATAGAAGACTCCAATGAGGCTAAAAGTGCTTTCTTTGATGAAATGAGAGATAAGGGGAATCTTGTAATACTAAATCATCCTATATGGTCTCAATTAGATTTTGATGATATTTCGGAGTTAGATGGTTTTTTTGCCATGGAAATTTATAATTACAATTGTGAAAGAGTAGGAGATGATGATGGTAGAGGAACAGTTTTTTGGGATATGTTACTGAGAGAGGGAAGAAAGATATGGGGTATTGCTACAGATGATAACCACAATAAGTTTGATGAATCAGACCCAAGAAGTGATTCATTTGGGGGTTGGGTGTGTGTTAAAGCTCCTGAACTTACACAAGATGCAATCGCAGATGCTCTTTTAGAAGGAAGATTTTATTCTTCATGTGGACCTGAAATATACGATTATGGCGTTATAGAAGGTAAAGTATATATTGAGTGTTCACCTGTTCAAAGCATAAACTTTATTACGTATAAAAAAAGATCCCAAATGGAGATAGCAGCAGGAAATACTTTGACAAAGGCAACACATCAATTAGATGGTAGTGAGCTATATGTCCGTATAGAATGTAAAGATATCTATGGAAAAACCGCATGGACCAACCCAATCTTTCTTTAA
- a CDS encoding glycoside hydrolase family 88 protein, producing MNEFNNFEKFDSYLQELWGALQVKIDRMVKENKSAHVSAEGVYDNIPVDWWTSGFWPGILWIMYDMTKKKEYHNAAWEWDVRIEQCFIEESRLHHDVGFQFLPTAVIKHKITGDQDARRRGLQAANFLSGRFNIAGNYLRAWNDQNGWAIIDSSMNISLLFWAAEEIGDPRFKHIAKAHADTVLKNFIREDGSVCHIASFDAESGEFIESLGGQGYDPHSAWSRGQAWAIYGMANTYKYTGEVRYLRAAQKVAHFFLAALPDDYVPYWDFRVPNFDGEPRDTSAAACAASGLIEIANHLPEQEGRMYKKAAKRIIHSLTNHYATWDQPEYEGLLREGVGNRVKNKNVNVSLIYGDYFYIEAIAKLLGWENNIF from the coding sequence ATGAATGAATTTAATAACTTTGAAAAATTTGATAGTTATCTACAGGAATTATGGGGTGCTTTACAAGTAAAAATAGATCGTATGGTGAAAGAAAATAAATCTGCCCATGTTTCAGCTGAGGGTGTTTATGATAATATCCCTGTTGACTGGTGGACTTCCGGTTTTTGGCCAGGAATATTATGGATTATGTATGATATGACGAAGAAAAAAGAATACCATAATGCTGCTTGGGAATGGGATGTACGTATAGAGCAATGCTTTATTGAAGAGTCCAGATTACATCATGATGTTGGTTTTCAATTTCTACCAACAGCTGTTATCAAACATAAAATAACAGGAGATCAAGATGCAAGACGTAGAGGTCTCCAAGCTGCAAATTTCTTATCTGGACGATTTAATATTGCGGGGAATTATTTGCGCGCATGGAATGATCAAAATGGTTGGGCCATTATCGATTCTTCTATGAATATATCGTTACTATTTTGGGCAGCCGAGGAGATAGGTGACCCTCGTTTTAAGCATATTGCAAAAGCTCATGCTGATACGGTATTAAAGAACTTTATTAGAGAAGATGGTTCAGTATGCCACATTGCTAGTTTTGATGCAGAGAGTGGAGAATTTATTGAATCATTGGGTGGACAAGGCTATGATCCTCATTCTGCTTGGAGCCGTGGTCAAGCTTGGGCAATTTATGGTATGGCAAATACATATAAATATACAGGAGAAGTACGTTACCTAAGAGCAGCTCAAAAAGTTGCACATTTCTTTTTAGCTGCATTACCTGATGATTATGTACCATATTGGGATTTTAGAGTTCCTAATTTTGACGGAGAACCTAGAGATACATCTGCTGCAGCATGTGCTGCATCAGGCTTAATTGAAATTGCCAATCATCTTCCAGAGCAAGAAGGAAGGATGTATAAAAAAGCTGCAAAAAGGATCATTCATTCACTTACTAATCATTATGCAACATGGGACCAACCAGAGTATGAAGGCTTACTTCGTGAGGGTGTAGGAAATAGAGTCAAAAATAAAAATGTAAATGTTTCGCTTATTTATGGAGACTACTTTTATATTGAAGCTATAGCAAAGTTGCTTGGTTGGGAAAATAATATATTTTAA
- a CDS encoding sulfatase family protein, producing the protein MKKPNVVFIMTDHQRADSIGMIQDGMEVTPNLNKLAAKGVVFNRAYNACPLCVPARTALATSRYPTNNSIVYNDWEGVKAGNHKPIHEYLYEAGYEMAHVGVDHIRTQPSLKDRVSFKKWVTQKDHMSGLKSKGINSSQSLDHKKEVWEQKDTGERYRKKYSNSRTSVWPHDVKDFRDCYFCEESIDFLKQNHKKPFALFTYFWAPHPPLIVPEPHAYKFDPKRITLPDNVGKISSKEPISRRDGIAAQLAESVSMDEWRKAWAAHLGLVHFVDEQIGHLIDTLETIGELNNTIIVFTADHGDHLGQHSMYQKMEMYEEAIKVPLIIKIPNVQHKQINTVVSHLDVMPTLLDLLEINHDECLDGASVKHLIDYENKEEDRQVFCQYSGNPSLGYVRRAIITSRYKYIYDGSNEQELYDLLMDPHEMFNIAEEKDYEKLVIALHDKCKQWGASHGDWVNFE; encoded by the coding sequence TTGAAAAAACCTAATGTTGTGTTTATTATGACGGATCATCAGAGAGCTGATAGTATAGGTATGATTCAGGATGGAATGGAAGTTACACCTAACTTAAATAAGCTTGCAGCTAAAGGGGTTGTGTTTAATCGAGCATATAATGCCTGTCCTCTTTGTGTGCCAGCTAGGACGGCATTGGCTACAAGCAGGTACCCCACTAATAATAGTATTGTCTATAATGATTGGGAGGGCGTAAAAGCTGGTAATCATAAGCCAATACATGAATATTTGTATGAAGCAGGATATGAAATGGCTCATGTGGGAGTCGATCATATACGTACCCAACCATCACTAAAGGATAGAGTATCCTTTAAGAAATGGGTTACTCAAAAAGATCATATGTCAGGTCTGAAATCAAAAGGCATTAATTCAAGCCAAAGCCTTGATCATAAGAAAGAAGTGTGGGAACAAAAGGATACAGGAGAGCGCTATAGAAAGAAGTATTCTAATTCCAGGACATCAGTATGGCCACACGATGTTAAGGATTTTCGTGATTGTTATTTCTGCGAAGAAAGTATAGATTTTCTAAAGCAAAATCATAAGAAACCTTTTGCACTTTTCACTTATTTTTGGGCCCCCCATCCACCACTTATCGTTCCAGAACCTCATGCATACAAGTTTGATCCTAAGCGAATCACATTGCCTGATAATGTAGGTAAAATCTCATCAAAAGAACCTATTAGCAGAAGGGATGGTATAGCAGCTCAACTAGCAGAAAGTGTAAGCATGGATGAATGGCGTAAAGCTTGGGCAGCTCATTTAGGGTTAGTTCACTTTGTGGATGAGCAGATAGGGCACTTGATCGATACACTTGAGACTATAGGTGAACTTAATAATACTATTATCGTTTTTACAGCTGATCATGGTGATCATTTAGGACAGCATAGTATGTACCAAAAGATGGAGATGTATGAGGAGGCCATTAAAGTACCATTAATTATAAAGATACCTAATGTCCAACATAAACAGATTAATACTGTTGTATCTCATTTGGATGTCATGCCTACTTTGCTTGATCTATTAGAAATTAACCATGATGAGTGTTTGGATGGAGCTTCAGTAAAACATCTTATTGATTATGAAAATAAGGAGGAAGATAGACAAGTTTTTTGTCAATATTCCGGTAATCCTTCACTAGGCTATGTTCGGCGAGCTATTATTACATCGCGTTATAAATACATTTATGATGGCAGTAATGAGCAAGAATTATATGATTTATTGATGGATCCACATGAAATGTTTAATATAGCAGAAGAAAAGGATTATGAGAAGTTAGTTATTGCTTTACATGATAAATGTAAGCAATGGGGAGCAAGCCATGGTGATTGGGTTAATTTTGAATAA
- a CDS encoding PHP domain-containing protein, translating into MVILDKNQPFFKGSTHTHTTFSDGRYTPKEVLKIYKDRGYDFLAISDHNRFISNFDALIMELIVLCGCELTFYLSERKLPIHINVIFKDEKTRYRYFMGEAGFKYHVHSYEELNEFLEPIEEAIITLNHPRTSYINYDDILKLTALTSIEVYNHGSCIRANNGVALSHYTYALAKGCNLLAISADDFHAKEKVKYIKPSIELVDRHIGGFISVQADDSTKNKIFSSIQNGRYYASMGPEIRHLEIINGEIYMECSSVSYIRFYANKDLLKIERGDNLTSSSIDLAPIDFLVEGKGFIGKTQYLFIEIEDAEGKLAWTNNLVPILQK; encoded by the coding sequence TTGGTTATATTGGATAAAAATCAACCCTTCTTTAAAGGGTCAACACATACCCACACAACGTTCTCTGATGGTAGATATACTCCTAAAGAAGTTCTTAAAATATATAAAGACAGAGGGTACGATTTTTTAGCCATCTCAGACCATAATAGGTTTATCAGTAATTTTGACGCATTAATTATGGAACTAATTGTGCTGTGTGGTTGTGAATTAACTTTTTATTTATCTGAAAGGAAACTTCCTATACACATTAATGTCATTTTTAAAGATGAAAAGACAAGGTATAGATACTTTATGGGGGAAGCTGGTTTTAAATATCATGTTCATTCATATGAAGAACTTAATGAATTTCTGGAGCCTATAGAAGAAGCAATTATCACACTTAATCATCCACGCACATCCTACATAAATTATGACGACATACTTAAACTCACAGCTTTAACCAGTATAGAAGTGTATAACCATGGTTCCTGTATAAGGGCAAATAATGGAGTAGCTTTGAGCCATTATACTTATGCACTTGCAAAAGGATGCAATTTGTTAGCTATATCCGCTGATGATTTTCATGCTAAGGAAAAAGTAAAGTATATAAAGCCATCAATTGAGCTAGTCGACAGACATATAGGTGGATTTATTTCAGTTCAGGCAGACGATTCAACAAAGAATAAAATATTTTCTAGTATTCAAAATGGTAGGTATTACGCTTCAATGGGCCCAGAAATAAGACATTTAGAGATTATTAATGGCGAAATATATATGGAGTGTTCATCTGTGAGTTACATACGTTTTTATGCAAATAAAGATCTCTTAAAAATAGAAAGGGGCGACAATCTAACTTCCTCAAGTATTGATTTAGCTCCGATAGACTTTTTAGTTGAAGGTAAAGGGTTTATTGGAAAAACACAATATTTATTTATTGAAATTGAAGATGCAGAAGGGAAATTAGCCTGGACAAATAATCTAGTCCCTATCCTTCAAAAATAA
- a CDS encoding DUF1961 family protein: MRYSRTELIYSNKLSCQEDVKDFKMEGFGAVTFPMKRMRLESVLDPSELQRSNIVFWCDKDFPDNIEISWDFYPLSDVGLAIMFFAAKGRNGESIFSPSLSKREGMYPQYHSSDINALHVSYFRRRAQRSYNVCNLRKSHGFNLVAQGADPIPSVNLAQGPYRIKIVKYGSIVEFYIANDENNLKLFSWKDDGESYGNILKDGKIGFRQMAPLIAEYENLQIHKIKAE; the protein is encoded by the coding sequence ATGAGATATAGTAGAACGGAGTTAATTTATTCGAACAAGTTATCCTGTCAAGAAGATGTTAAAGATTTTAAGATGGAGGGTTTCGGTGCTGTAACTTTTCCTATGAAAAGGATGAGACTTGAAAGTGTCCTTGATCCCTCAGAATTACAACGATCAAATATTGTGTTCTGGTGCGATAAGGATTTTCCGGATAACATTGAGATTTCTTGGGATTTTTATCCTTTAAGTGATGTTGGGTTAGCCATAATGTTTTTTGCCGCTAAAGGGAGAAATGGTGAAAGTATTTTTAGTCCCTCTTTAAGCAAAAGAGAAGGCATGTACCCACAGTATCATAGCAGTGATATAAATGCTCTCCATGTATCCTATTTCAGACGAAGAGCACAAAGATCATACAATGTGTGCAATCTTAGAAAGAGCCATGGTTTTAACTTAGTAGCACAGGGCGCAGATCCAATTCCATCAGTCAACTTAGCCCAAGGTCCTTATAGGATTAAAATCGTTAAGTATGGTTCTATCGTGGAATTTTACATAGCTAACGATGAAAATAATCTTAAATTATTCTCGTGGAAGGATGATGGGGAATCATATGGTAATATTCTTAAAGATGGGAAGATTGGATTTAGACAGATGGCACCCCTAATTGCTGAATATGAAAATCTTCAAATCCATAAGATCAAGGCAGAGTAA
- a CDS encoding TolB family protein: MKNLTLVPIYKGQESTVMGYNGTCPESPDGKRLCYAKIKDLSKDNKPVNLEIWICDVDLENHMKVTDVLINQHNGADTSWVDNDHIIFQEISNEGISQFSVMNVHSKEVMYGPVAASLGHQAEKSKIPFAVKEQHIKHNSDHSNIDEPGIYQLDMKTMKIEKLVPIGEIFDFIRQKGYTPIDDSSVSHVQLNPSADKVMIRLVLEECKVIVTKDLSKNEHFIIPNKPLHQLWFDDNTIIAVNKNDKSDRKIYQYDLTGNQIRLLAGKGNHIDLSPDKKWYVSDNFYHEAPVEVNLYRCHEIKPIAVLDSSDYTTPVWEGRAHANPVFSRDGKRVYFVHPVNDHKVEVVYADISELS; this comes from the coding sequence ATGAAAAATCTCACATTAGTACCTATTTACAAGGGGCAAGAATCTACAGTAATGGGCTATAATGGCACTTGTCCAGAGAGTCCAGATGGAAAACGATTATGTTATGCAAAAATTAAAGATTTGTCAAAAGATAATAAACCAGTAAATTTAGAAATATGGATATGCGACGTTGATCTCGAAAATCATATGAAAGTCACAGATGTATTAATCAATCAACACAATGGAGCAGATACATCATGGGTTGATAATGACCACATAATTTTTCAGGAAATCAGCAATGAGGGCATAAGTCAGTTTTCAGTAATGAATGTTCATTCAAAAGAAGTTATGTATGGACCTGTTGCAGCTTCTTTAGGCCATCAAGCTGAAAAAAGCAAAATACCCTTTGCTGTAAAGGAGCAACATATTAAACATAATAGTGACCATTCAAATATTGATGAACCCGGTATCTACCAACTGGATATGAAGACTATGAAAATAGAGAAACTTGTACCAATAGGTGAAATTTTTGATTTTATCCGACAGAAAGGCTATACACCAATAGATGATAGTAGTGTGTCTCATGTTCAATTAAATCCATCAGCGGATAAAGTCATGATCAGATTAGTTTTAGAGGAATGCAAGGTTATTGTTACTAAAGATTTATCCAAGAATGAACACTTTATTATTCCAAACAAACCTTTACATCAATTATGGTTTGATGACAATACGATTATTGCTGTTAATAAAAACGATAAGAGTGATAGAAAGATCTATCAATACGATTTAACTGGAAATCAAATTAGGTTATTGGCAGGAAAGGGTAATCATATTGACCTATCTCCAGATAAAAAATGGTATGTAAGTGATAACTTTTATCATGAAGCACCAGTAGAGGTCAACTTATATAGATGTCATGAGATAAAGCCTATAGCAGTACTTGATAGTAGTGATTATACTACTCCTGTTTGGGAGGGGCGTGCACACGCAAATCCTGTGTTTTCAAGAGATGGTAAAAGAGTTTATTTTGTTCATCCAGTCAATGATCATAAAGTTGAAGTGGTATATGCTGATATTTCAGAGTTATCATGA
- a CDS encoding sulfatase → MRAIMLMFDSLNRHYLPNYGCDFTVAPNFKRLGEKTVTFDQFYAGSLPCMPARRELHTGRYNFLHRSWGPLEPYDDSMPEILKKNGIYTHLISDHPFYWADGGATYHGRYNTWEFERGQEGEPWKSSLKKPPIPEKAIAPQRLFQSSSEGDASYMWAQEYTNRKYMDTEEKFSQARVFKDALEFIEENKDEDQWFLQIEEFDPHEPYYTPERFRELYHHDYKGNPFDWPDHYMLTEGEEARDHIRCEYAALVSMCDHYLGKVLDKMDAYNMWEDTMLIVCTDHGFLLGEHDWWSKNIMPVYNEIAHIPFFIWNPKQKCAGDRRDALAQTIDIAPTILDFFDMEIPKDMLGKSLAKTIQNNEKIHDYVLYGYHGKQVNITDGRYVYMRSPSQLEEEYLYEYTLMPTHLRSRFRISELQDMSLTDALSFTKGIQCLKIKVDGINSYYRFPSVLYNVKEDPGQLKPIDDIHKEMVMIKEMVTLMKENDVQPEGFNSLGISEKGHITREDLMLQKQEYEKAFQVDFGIDIQWDDYAREEFVALMNMSSREERDEIREEFQKQFVNKHKKITVEHVEKFAVEVLPDDKKDMAAYFLRLLARRY, encoded by the coding sequence ATGCGAGCTATAATGTTGATGTTTGATAGTTTAAATAGACATTATTTACCCAACTATGGGTGTGATTTTACTGTTGCTCCAAACTTTAAAAGGCTAGGGGAAAAAACAGTGACCTTTGATCAGTTTTACGCGGGGAGTCTTCCTTGTATGCCAGCAAGAAGAGAGTTACATACAGGAAGATATAATTTCCTTCATAGGAGCTGGGGACCTCTTGAACCATATGATGATTCCATGCCAGAAATATTAAAGAAAAATGGTATATACACGCATTTAATTTCCGATCATCCCTTCTATTGGGCTGACGGAGGAGCAACCTATCATGGAAGGTATAATACATGGGAATTTGAAAGGGGACAAGAAGGTGAGCCGTGGAAGAGTTCATTAAAAAAGCCCCCAATACCTGAAAAGGCTATTGCTCCCCAAAGACTCTTTCAATCTTCAAGTGAAGGGGATGCAAGTTATATGTGGGCACAGGAATATACGAATAGAAAGTATATGGATACAGAAGAAAAATTTAGCCAAGCCCGTGTTTTTAAAGATGCTCTGGAGTTCATAGAAGAAAATAAAGATGAGGACCAATGGTTTTTGCAAATAGAAGAATTTGATCCTCACGAACCTTATTATACACCAGAAAGATTTAGAGAGCTGTATCATCATGATTATAAAGGAAACCCTTTTGATTGGCCGGACCATTACATGTTGACTGAAGGAGAGGAAGCTAGAGATCACATACGATGTGAATATGCAGCGCTGGTATCCATGTGTGATCATTATCTAGGTAAAGTCTTAGATAAAATGGATGCCTATAATATGTGGGAAGACACCATGTTGATTGTTTGCACAGACCATGGCTTTTTACTAGGAGAGCATGATTGGTGGTCTAAAAACATTATGCCTGTCTATAATGAAATAGCGCACATCCCCTTTTTCATATGGAACCCTAAACAAAAATGTGCTGGCGATAGAAGGGATGCCTTGGCTCAAACCATCGATATTGCCCCTACCATACTGGACTTTTTTGATATGGAAATTCCAAAGGATATGCTAGGAAAATCTTTAGCAAAGACCATTCAAAATAACGAGAAGATACATGATTATGTACTCTATGGCTATCATGGAAAACAGGTTAATATAACCGACGGGCGATATGTTTATATGCGTTCCCCAAGTCAGCTTGAAGAAGAATATCTCTATGAATACACCTTAATGCCAACCCATCTTAGAAGTCGTTTTAGAATTAGCGAACTACAAGATATGAGCCTTACGGATGCATTAAGTTTTACCAAGGGTATTCAGTGTTTAAAGATAAAAGTAGATGGAATAAACAGTTATTATCGTTTTCCTTCTGTTTTGTACAACGTAAAAGAGGATCCAGGGCAATTGAAGCCTATAGATGATATCCATAAAGAAATGGTTATGATTAAAGAGATGGTAACATTGATGAAGGAAAATGATGTACAACCAGAGGGATTTAATAGCTTAGGAATTTCGGAAAAAGGTCATATAACAAGAGAAGACTTAATGTTACAAAAACAAGAGTATGAGAAAGCTTTTCAAGTTGATTTTGGTATAGATATACAGTGGGATGATTATGCCAGAGAAGAATTTGTTGCTCTCATGAACATGAGTAGTAGAGAAGAACGAGATGAAATAAGAGAAGAGTTTCAGAAGCAGTTCGTCAATAAACATAAGAAAATAACCGTTGAACATGTGGAAAAATTTGCTGTGGAAGTTTTACCAGATGACAAAAAGGATATGGCAGCCTATTTCTTAAGGTTATTAGCAAGAAGGTATTAG
- a CDS encoding DUF3604 domain-containing protein: MILVGDKFYFDPIYGEKKLEEEEAYSNFIAKLPEGRGLKFTTGYTRFVPNQPLIVGHTYDIALTYYDTDQLLEDNSTVKFSIPRTWTQPQTEDENSPGFVKVLDKEGHELESYMTHNRNLQWWINVKNTSSDNDVIKVHYKDVTIQRFPQREYTNWRSSMRVIIDYKSDGDYKVVHSKATQKPIINAAPAAWLNTTGPATVKPGEDIKIKFSALDFCNNRSFPYKEHEVFAFSTKDPAVPIGKANIKKDAMGYGEVTVKAPKEGNSCEFVLFNRQLNLKGVTNEIVLDHEKEMNVYFGDTHAKTNLSDGLNSPMDYFKHAKEVALLDFAAIADHNCVEASYIEGPFTKQMSDEAYEQIQAACEAYNKPGNFVTIQAFEQNILRDYVGHRNIYFRGIAPGLFRGETLAELYDYLEGHEALVIPHHHIIWGTQPHLDNDKYSRVIEMYSMHCTSEDYDSAFNNYLTSPRKAETGLSAIDILNKGYKVGFISSSDNHNGAPGLSATPSRFTNLVYSGGLAAVLAPELTREAIYDGMYHRRCYATSGARIFLDFRIDGQLMGSEYDKDVSQTCTYTIKVGGTAPISYVELVSSLGTRRIWEYKDNKRYLELDGQLDVQTDSWFYIKVVQIDNQMAWSSPIWVHAK, encoded by the coding sequence ATGATTTTAGTGGGAGATAAATTCTATTTTGATCCAATATATGGTGAAAAGAAACTTGAAGAAGAAGAAGCTTATTCAAACTTTATTGCAAAGCTTCCTGAAGGAAGAGGATTAAAGTTCACAACAGGGTACACAAGGTTTGTACCGAACCAACCATTAATAGTCGGTCATACCTATGATATAGCTTTAACCTATTATGATACGGATCAGTTATTAGAAGACAACAGTACAGTTAAATTCAGTATTCCAAGGACATGGACACAACCACAGACAGAAGATGAAAACTCTCCTGGATTCGTAAAAGTACTTGATAAAGAGGGGCATGAATTAGAAAGTTATATGACCCATAACAGGAATCTTCAATGGTGGATCAATGTTAAAAATACAAGTAGTGATAATGATGTCATTAAGGTTCATTATAAAGATGTTACCATTCAGCGTTTTCCACAACGGGAATATACAAATTGGAGAAGTTCCATGCGTGTTATCATTGATTACAAGTCAGATGGTGATTATAAAGTTGTTCATTCAAAAGCTACACAAAAACCCATCATCAATGCAGCACCTGCTGCATGGCTTAATACTACTGGACCTGCCACTGTTAAGCCTGGGGAAGATATAAAAATAAAGTTTTCAGCTCTGGATTTTTGTAATAATCGCTCATTCCCATATAAAGAACATGAGGTGTTTGCATTTTCTACCAAGGACCCTGCGGTTCCAATAGGGAAAGCCAACATAAAAAAAGATGCCATGGGCTATGGGGAAGTAACAGTGAAAGCTCCAAAAGAAGGAAACAGTTGTGAGTTTGTACTTTTTAACAGGCAACTTAATTTAAAAGGTGTTACCAATGAAATAGTCCTTGACCACGAAAAAGAAATGAATGTGTACTTTGGGGATACCCATGCAAAAACCAACCTAAGTGATGGTCTTAACAGCCCTATGGATTATTTTAAACATGCAAAGGAGGTAGCATTACTGGATTTTGCAGCTATTGCTGACCACAACTGTGTTGAAGCAAGTTACATAGAAGGACCCTTTACCAAACAAATGAGCGATGAAGCTTATGAACAGATACAAGCAGCATGTGAAGCCTACAATAAGCCAGGTAATTTTGTTACCATCCAAGCCTTTGAACAGAATATTCTTAGGGATTATGTGGGACATAGAAATATCTATTTTAGAGGTATTGCACCTGGACTGTTTAGAGGAGAAACATTAGCTGAATTGTATGACTACTTAGAAGGTCATGAAGCCCTTGTGATTCCACATCATCATATTATATGGGGTACACAGCCACATCTTGATAATGATAAATACTCAAGGGTCATCGAAATGTACTCCATGCATTGTACAAGTGAAGATTATGATTCAGCCTTTAATAATTATCTGACTTCACCAAGGAAAGCTGAAACTGGACTGTCAGCCATTGATATTCTTAATAAGGGATATAAAGTAGGGTTCATCTCATCAAGTGATAATCATAACGGTGCACCAGGTTTATCGGCAACCCCTTCACGCTTTACGAACTTAGTGTATAGCGGCGGACTTGCAGCAGTTTTAGCACCTGAATTAACAAGAGAAGCCATCTATGATGGGATGTATCATCGTCGTTGCTACGCAACCTCTGGTGCACGTATATTCCTTGACTTTAGAATCGATGGGCAACTAATGGGAAGTGAATACGACAAAGATGTAAGTCAAACCTGTACATATACTATAAAAGTAGGCGGTACAGCACCCATTTCATATGTTGAATTGGTTTCCTCTTTAGGTACACGGAGAATATGGGAATACAAGGATAACAAGAGATATCTTGAACTGGATGGTCAACTGGATGTCCAAACCGATAGCTGGTTCTATATAAAGGTAGTTCAAATAGACAATCAAATGGCATGGTCCAGTCCTATCTGGGTTCATGCGAAATAA